One Bacillales bacterium genomic window, GAATCTCGTCGTGTACCCGCATAACGGCAAAGGCTATCTTGCTTACCATGTGCAATTGCGATTCCTTTACCCGGAACCGGGCAACTGGCAAATTTACGTCGATGCCAATGACGGTTCCGTCATTCACAGCTATAACGCGATCATGGAATCGGGGCCATCCGTCGGTTACGGCTATGACATCTTCGGCAACAAACGCACACTTCACACCTATCATTATAACAACCGATACTACTTGGCCGATACTTCGAAACCGATGAGAGGCTGGATCGAAACGTTTACCGCGAACAACGGGGAATCGTTGCCGGGCTATAATGTTTCGGACGGCAACAATGCGTTCACGTCGCAATGGCAACGCGCCGCCGTAAGCGCTCAATACAATGTCGGAAAAGTGTACGATTACTACAAATACAATTTCGGCAGAAACAGCTACAACGACAACGGTGCCGTCCTCAATTCCACGGTTCATTATGGATCGAACTACAACAATGCATTCTGGAACGGATCGCAAATGGTTTACGGCGACGGCGACGGCCAAACGTTCCTTCCATTGGCCGGATCGTTAGAAGTTACCGCGCACGAATTGACGCACGCCGTCACCCAGTCGACCGCCAATCTCGAATATTACGGGCAATCCGGGGCATTGAACGAATCGTTCTCCGATACATTTGCCTACTTCGTCCATCCGAACAACTTCTTGATGGGCGAGGACGTCTATACACCGGGCCGTTCCGGCGATGCGATTCGCAGCATGTCCAACCCTTCCGAGTTCGGACAACCGGAAACGATGAGCGATTATGTGAACACCTCCCGTGACAACGGCGGCGTTCACACGAACAGCGGCATCCCGAACAAAGCCGCCTACTTGACGATCAAAGACATCGGCCGCTGGCGTGCCCAACAAATCTACTACCGCGCGCTGACCGTCTACATGGGTCCGCATTCGCAATTCAGCGACGCCCGCGCCGCCCTGCTGCAAGCCGCAGCCGATTATTACGGCTACGGCAAAGAGTACCGGGCTGTCCAGGATGCGTGGAATGCCGTCGGTGTAAGATAACAGTGCAAACAAAGAGGCTGACTCGTTCTATGAGTCAGCCTTTTCCGATTTCCAACCCTATCACTTGTCGTTCCTTTCGGAACGACAAGTGTTAACTGCTTCACATGCCGATCCGCCAAGAACGAGCGGTGCCTCGGCAATTTTTTTACATGGATAAACAGTTTGTTGCCAACCTGCTTGACGAGCGGAATGCTTCTTTACCCTACACGAAAGTAAAAATTTTTCATATAAAAAAAGCCGCAGTTTCGCCTGAACTGCGGCCGAAAGCATCACGAATCGAGCCAACGGCACCTCGATTCAATCCAAAAGCAAAACAATCCGGGCGCATCCGCCGTTCATTGGCAGATCGCCTGTGTCAGCGCTTCACCCACCATTTCCATCCCTCACGGTTTTGCTTATCGAGCGCGGCTTTCCTGCGTTGCATCACGTGTGCCACTTCATTAAAGTTCATCATGATCTTCTCCCCTCTCCTCTTGATCATAACTGGATATGCGGTTCGTTTCGTCGGCATCCGGCACGAAATTGCCGTGCGGACTCCGAATGATTTTCGTATACGACTAGAGACCGAGAACGACGCATCCCGCCGAAATGTCGAATTTCGGCGTTTTTTGCCAGTTGGCAAGAATTTCAGGGTAATCGCGTCCATGACGCAGGTATTATAAGCGAAACGGGCAAGAACCTTGCTCAACACGATTATCGTTACTTAACCACGTCAAACAACGAATAAGCGCTTTTGACGCAATCGGGTGCGGCCGTTATCTTTATGTATGTACCTTGCAATCGAATGGATTCATTGAAAAATGTCATTTAACCCATTGGAGGTGAAACCATCCATACGATTTTGGCCCCTGCCGCCTCTGACTGTCATTTTCGCGCACCAACTGAAAATGACGGCGCTGATGTTTGGACTTTAGTGAAAAGCACCGGAGTCTTAGACTTGAATTCCTCTTACAGCTACCTCATGTGGTGCAAATTTTTCCGAGAAACTTCCATTGTGGCCGAACAGTCTGACAAAGTCGTCGGCTTTATTTCCGGGTTCATTCATCCCGACAAGCCTAATGTGCTGTTCATTTGGCAAGTCGCGGTCGATGCCAGTCAACGCGGAAAGGGATTAGCGACGAAAATGCTGTTTGAACTTCTCGAACGGGAAGCCTGTGAAGACGTCGAGTATTTGCAAGCCACCGTATCACCCGACAACATTGCTTCTCGAAAACTGTTTACAAGATTCGCGAAGAAACTGAATACCCGATGCGAAATTCGCGAAGGGTTCAAGCCGGAAGATTTCCCGGAATCGAACCACGAAGAGGAACCGCTTTATCACATTGGCCCATTCCATTCATAAGAGGAGGCATTTCACAACAATGACCCTTGTAGGACCAAAACCAGAGATGGACATCATCGAGAAACACGAGTCGCAAGTCCGCAGTTACAGCCGCAGTTTCCCGGCCATGTTCGAAAGATCGAAAGGCTATAAACTGTGGGACACGGAAGGCAAGGAATACATCGATTTCTTTGCCGGTGCCGGAGCGTTGAACTACGGACACAACAACGACTTCATGCAGGAAAAAATCATTGAATATATTCGCAGCGACGGCATTGCACACAGCCTCGATATGGCAACCGTACCTCGACGCGATTTTCTTGAGCGTTTTCAGGAAGTCATTCTCGAGCCGCGCAACCTGGACTACAAAGTAATGTTCCCGGGTCCGACAGGAACAAACTCGGTCGAAAGCGCGTTAAAAATTGCCCGCAAAGTCACCGGACGCGATACAGTGATCAGTTTCACGAACGCCTTTCACGGCATGACGATCGGTTCGCTCTCAGTAACCGGAAATTCGTTTAAGCGCAAAGGCGCGGGCGTTCCGCTTAGTCATAGTGTTTCGATGCCTTACGACGACTACATGGACGATCAT contains:
- a CDS encoding M4 family metallopeptidase, with amino-acid sequence MTGKPLLTLVLTASLSLLPAVAYAQGNGSSGPADQHEKHLQQFKKWSDDHFTVVWRNENKVPTFVSGTLSKQKMASLSDVRNYLRDHQELFKLNPHSDLNLEKHYRDKLGMTHYRFVQSVNGIPVEGADFTVNTDKHQRVSAVTGAVQPNIADHMEGDLSANLSKQEALQKAWNQIGLSPDETRTIGGTPHDTSQQANLVVYPHNGKGYLAYHVQLRFLYPEPGNWQIYVDANDGSVIHSYNAIMESGPSVGYGYDIFGNKRTLHTYHYNNRYYLADTSKPMRGWIETFTANNGESLPGYNVSDGNNAFTSQWQRAAVSAQYNVGKVYDYYKYNFGRNSYNDNGAVLNSTVHYGSNYNNAFWNGSQMVYGDGDGQTFLPLAGSLEVTAHELTHAVTQSTANLEYYGQSGALNESFSDTFAYFVHPNNFLMGEDVYTPGRSGDAIRSMSNPSEFGQPETMSDYVNTSRDNGGVHTNSGIPNKAAYLTIKDIGRWRAQQIYYRALTVYMGPHSQFSDARAALLQAAADYYGYGKEYRAVQDAWNAVGVR
- the ectA gene encoding diaminobutyrate acetyltransferase, giving the protein MAPAASDCHFRAPTENDGADVWTLVKSTGVLDLNSSYSYLMWCKFFRETSIVAEQSDKVVGFISGFIHPDKPNVLFIWQVAVDASQRGKGLATKMLFELLEREACEDVEYLQATVSPDNIASRKLFTRFAKKLNTRCEIREGFKPEDFPESNHEEEPLYHIGPFHS